A stretch of Leucobacter aridicollis DNA encodes these proteins:
- a CDS encoding helix-hairpin-helix domain-containing protein — protein sequence MTPDTRPVPVPPPPRGPLRRHPVAPAPEPARGGEAARQDAPRLEVSRDHQWEEPAAGRWREEPGDRPGSEPLRWEAAESVAARLKRALSMPVLASVGVFVVAIGITAAVLIRGLGGTGTFTSPPLAGAEVESDPAREDAAADAGDGGGSGAGAAADAGAAGAGGQGESLVVHVVGEVVTPGVIELDPGSRVLDALTAAGGPTEKAELAALNLARPVADGEQILVVDAEGAERLGSGAPGAGAAPGGAAGSTPPGGAPINVNTAGADELTQLPGVGPAIAQRIIDWREANGRFADVDQLLEVSGIGSKTLDKFRDRVAV from the coding sequence ATGACCCCCGACACTCGTCCCGTGCCCGTCCCGCCACCGCCCCGCGGCCCGCTCCGGCGCCACCCCGTCGCTCCCGCCCCGGAACCTGCCCGGGGCGGGGAGGCTGCGCGCCAGGATGCACCGCGCCTGGAAGTATCGCGCGACCACCAGTGGGAGGAACCGGCGGCGGGCCGCTGGCGGGAGGAACCCGGGGATCGTCCCGGATCCGAGCCCCTCCGCTGGGAGGCGGCGGAGTCGGTGGCGGCGCGCCTGAAACGGGCGCTGAGTATGCCGGTGCTCGCGTCGGTCGGCGTGTTCGTCGTGGCGATCGGGATCACTGCGGCCGTGCTGATCCGGGGGCTGGGCGGCACTGGCACGTTCACGTCACCGCCGCTGGCTGGGGCCGAGGTCGAGAGCGACCCAGCGAGGGAGGACGCCGCGGCCGACGCCGGCGACGGCGGGGGGAGCGGCGCGGGTGCTGCGGCGGACGCGGGTGCCGCGGGTGCCGGTGGCCAGGGCGAGTCGCTCGTGGTCCACGTCGTTGGTGAGGTCGTCACGCCAGGGGTGATCGAACTCGATCCGGGGTCCCGAGTGCTCGATGCGCTCACCGCCGCCGGCGGGCCGACCGAGAAGGCGGAGCTCGCGGCTCTCAACCTCGCCCGGCCGGTCGCGGACGGCGAGCAGATTCTCGTCGTCGACGCCGAGGGAGCCGAGCGACTCGGAAGCGGGGCTCCGGGCGCGGGCGCAGCCCCGGGTGGCGCTGCAGGCAGCACGCCGCCTGGCGGTGCACCTATCAACGTGAACACCGCGGGCGCGGATGAGCTGACCCAGCTACCCGGTGTCGGGCCGGCGATCGCTCAGCGCATCATCGATTGGCGCGAGGCAAACGGGAGGTTCGCCGACGTCGACCAGCTCCTCGAGGTCAGCGGGATCGGCAGCAAGACGCTCGACAAGTTCCGCGACAGGGTCGCGGTGTGA
- a CDS encoding anthranilate synthase component I family protein translates to MEHGGAAATAMAAAQALAGSGCPWFWLDGDAAAPGERRVSYLGIAADTLTAERGHERAFLAALRERSCGVRADGDLAHGAGLTTGWIVALGYEFGVGLLGAEAAPDAAAPGFALRCDAVLVVDHDADTATVRGETAAAARLRAVLAAGAGSARAATTTTDASRVASPGSWRGTAYSARVDECRAAIRRGDAYVLCLTDTAEAETDALPLELYARMRGGAMRGGLVVTADRALVSASPERYLSVADGTVRTHPIKGTRPRGEDAAEDRALAEELAADPKERAENLMIVDLMRNDLTRVCEPGSVRVERFLTVESHPRVHQLVSTVAGELSPARDVFDAIQSCFPGGSMTGAPKRSAVEILGALEAGPRGLYSGCFGWVDDSGNAELAMTIRGVELRGPGLTDQPSGDARSERAPRVALVGAGGGITIDSDPGAEVRERDLKAAAMLAIL, encoded by the coding sequence GTGGAACACGGGGGAGCGGCGGCGACCGCGATGGCGGCGGCCCAGGCACTTGCGGGCAGCGGATGCCCGTGGTTCTGGCTCGACGGCGACGCGGCGGCGCCAGGCGAACGGCGCGTCAGCTACCTCGGGATCGCTGCCGACACGCTCACGGCCGAACGCGGGCACGAGCGCGCCTTCCTCGCGGCGCTCCGGGAGCGCTCATGCGGCGTTCGCGCGGACGGGGATCTGGCGCACGGCGCCGGTCTCACCACCGGGTGGATCGTCGCGCTCGGCTACGAGTTCGGCGTCGGGCTGCTCGGGGCCGAGGCCGCGCCAGACGCGGCGGCGCCAGGATTCGCGCTGCGGTGCGACGCCGTGCTTGTCGTCGACCACGACGCCGACACCGCCACGGTGCGCGGGGAGACCGCCGCGGCAGCTCGGCTTCGTGCGGTCCTCGCTGCGGGAGCAGGATCGGCTCGCGCGGCCACCACCACGACGGACGCGTCGCGCGTCGCGAGCCCTGGTTCGTGGCGGGGGACAGCCTATTCTGCACGCGTCGACGAGTGCCGGGCTGCGATCCGGCGCGGTGACGCCTACGTGCTGTGCCTCACTGACACCGCAGAGGCGGAGACCGACGCGCTGCCGCTTGAGCTCTACGCGCGGATGCGCGGCGGAGCGATGCGGGGCGGCCTCGTCGTCACCGCCGACCGCGCGCTCGTGAGCGCGAGCCCCGAACGGTACCTGTCGGTGGCGGACGGGACGGTGCGCACGCACCCGATCAAGGGCACCCGGCCCCGCGGGGAAGACGCGGCTGAGGATCGGGCTCTCGCCGAAGAGCTCGCCGCCGACCCGAAGGAGCGCGCCGAGAACCTCATGATCGTCGATCTCATGCGGAACGACCTCACCCGCGTTTGCGAGCCCGGGAGCGTTCGGGTCGAACGGTTCCTCACGGTCGAGAGCCACCCGCGCGTGCACCAGCTCGTCAGCACCGTCGCGGGGGAGCTGTCGCCCGCCCGCGACGTGTTCGACGCGATCCAGAGCTGCTTTCCCGGCGGGTCCATGACGGGCGCGCCGAAGCGGAGCGCGGTGGAAATTCTCGGTGCGCTCGAGGCTGGGCCGCGTGGGCTGTACTCGGGATGCTTCGGCTGGGTCGACGACTCGGGGAACGCCGAGCTCGCGATGACAATCCGCGGTGTCGAGCTGCGAGGGCCGGGCCTCACCGACCAGCCCTCCGGGGACGCCAGAAGCGAGCGCGCGCCACGCGTCGCGCTCGTCGGCGCCGGTGGCGGGATCACGATCGATTCGGATCCCGGAGCCGAGGTTCGTGAGCGGGATCTGAAGGCCGCCGCGATGCTGGCAATTCTTTGA
- a CDS encoding recombinase family protein, with amino-acid sequence MLIGYARVSTADQDLTAQREALLQLGVAEEHIHVDHGLTGTNRERPGLAKALAAVRAGDTLVVTKLDRLARSVRDASDIAAELGGRGVSLSLGSAVHDPSDPIGKLLFSVLAMVAEFEADLIRQRTREGMAVARAKGKLRGKQTKLTTAQDRHIAELRAGGMSITDVAGLFGIGRASVYRAIERAEAAE; translated from the coding sequence ATGTTGATCGGCTACGCCCGCGTCTCGACCGCTGACCAGGATCTGACGGCCCAGCGTGAAGCGCTGTTGCAGCTCGGCGTAGCTGAGGAGCACATTCACGTCGACCACGGGCTCACCGGCACGAACCGCGAACGTCCCGGTCTCGCCAAAGCGCTGGCTGCGGTGCGCGCCGGTGACACTCTGGTCGTGACCAAGCTCGACCGCTTGGCCAGATCGGTTCGCGACGCTTCCGACATCGCCGCCGAACTCGGCGGGCGAGGAGTTTCGCTATCGCTCGGTAGCGCGGTGCACGACCCGAGCGATCCCATCGGCAAACTGCTGTTCAGCGTGCTTGCCATGGTCGCTGAGTTCGAGGCCGACCTGATTCGCCAGCGCACCCGTGAGGGCATGGCGGTCGCCCGCGCGAAAGGCAAACTCCGCGGGAAGCAGACGAAACTCACTACGGCACAGGACAGACACATCGCTGAGCTGCGCGCCGGCGGGATGTCCATCACCGACGTGGCTGGGCTGTTCGGGATCGGACGGGCCTCCGTCTACAGGGCTATCGAACGAGCGGAGGCAGCAGAATGA
- a CDS encoding DEAD/DEAH box helicase, which yields MAVSFVSTDDASSNDAPATSPARPQVTLWDLLDSMYFSATSERDKGTKFERFLKSYLQTEPKYVDLFSDVWMWQEWPDRAGRPDTGIDLVARDRYTGELTAIQAKFYDPAASLPKQEIDSFFTELGKEPFANGMIVTTARNWSRHAEAALNDQTKPVQRVDLNNLAESRIDWSLFNPAEPENLVRTAGKEPRKYQREAINDVITGFRTGDRGKLIMACGTGKTFTSLKLVEEYVPVGGSVLFLVPSIALLQQTLNEWTAQADQPIRPFAVCSDKSVGRKENEDVSMHDLGFPATTDPAKLFHRFQISTGAETISVVFSTYQSIDVIHQAQELGLPEFDLIICDEAHRTTGISQPGSDDSAFVRVHDNSYLAAKKRLYMTATPRVYVEDSKNKAAKDGILTYSMDDEGQYGPEFHHLGFGRAVEMGHLSDYKVLILAVDEESVASSFQSLLAREGDMNLDDVARIVGCWNGLSKRGVNGEQLSITDTAPMQRAVAFARNIKESKAIANQLDVIGQELLMNAKEGASALRMQAKHVDGTFNVLERSARLDWLQAGAAADECRILTNAKCLTEGVDVPSLDAVLFLNPRNSQVDVVQAVGRVMRRAEGKEYGYIILPIAVPASQDPETALNDNKKYKVVWDVLQALRAHDDRFEAMINKIDLDKKANDRIDVIGIGGGTDERGGNTTAASDKDTSQALFSMANAAEWQDAIFARMVKKVGDRRYWEDWAADVKEIAERQTIRIKTILDSAPAAATEFEDFHEALQANLNDGITRDDAVDMLVQHLITKPVFDALFEDYEFSQRNPVSRVMDRMLTQMDSYNLDSETAGLDEFYRSVRVRAEGITDAAGKQKIITELYERFFKLAFPRVAESMGIVYTPMEVVDFILRAVDDALRLHFDARLSDEGVHVLDPFTGTGTFIVRLLQSGLIDPQDLLRKYTEELHANEILLMAYYIAAINIEATFHGLQKEHAGDAEYQPFGGIVLTDTFQSSEADDVIDDRMFTGNNERLTEQNALDIRVIVGNPPYSVGQRNENDDNANLNYPSLDRSIRNTYVEASSGTSPRSLYDSYVRAIRWASNRILNSSQGGIVCYVSNGGYIDSTSADGLRKSLSSEFHDIYVYNLRGNQRTAGEQSRKEGGKIFDSGSRNTVAVLLLIKRPGTVTVGTLHYKDIGDYLSRDEKLRIIDEATIQGLKWERVEPNANGDWINQRSDAFQQYDPLVATARGVSEANTLFKLSSIGLTSNRDAWVYGSSESSVSQKAATMARNFNELINSGSKDPNSLSADEISWSANLKKRLTAGRSLSTGEPDIRLAAYRPFNKQYLNLNPETIERIRSMPSLFPPNQSNHGFYLVGAGNDKEFSVLETAQIPDLSFWGSGQGQFFARYSYTRPDANSLFDQPERVDNITDWALGQYQSEYGPQVTKDDIFFYVYGLLHSPDYRERYAADLKKQLPRIPLVPGTDRFTAFAGAGRKLSKLHIGYEDVEPYPLTEVVSAAAPAEEYDRFAVKKMKYGGKPGAYDKTRIRYNDFIDIDGIPEDAQRYMLGSRSALDWIVERYQVKTDKASGIVNDPNDWSREHRQPRYIIDLLGRITAVSLETMKIVDGLPELGI from the coding sequence ATGGCCGTTTCTTTTGTCTCCACCGACGATGCTTCGAGCAATGACGCTCCGGCAACTTCCCCCGCTCGCCCGCAGGTCACGCTGTGGGATCTTCTCGACAGTATGTATTTCAGCGCGACGAGCGAGCGCGACAAAGGGACGAAGTTCGAGCGGTTCCTGAAGAGCTACCTTCAGACCGAGCCGAAGTACGTCGATCTCTTCTCTGACGTGTGGATGTGGCAGGAATGGCCCGACCGCGCCGGGCGCCCCGACACCGGCATCGACCTCGTAGCCCGCGACCGCTACACCGGCGAGCTGACGGCGATTCAGGCGAAGTTCTACGATCCGGCCGCGTCACTCCCGAAGCAAGAGATTGACTCCTTCTTCACGGAGCTGGGCAAGGAGCCTTTTGCCAACGGCATGATCGTCACCACCGCGCGCAACTGGTCCCGACACGCGGAAGCGGCACTCAATGACCAGACGAAGCCGGTGCAGCGCGTCGATCTCAACAACCTAGCCGAGTCACGCATCGACTGGTCGCTCTTCAACCCGGCGGAGCCTGAGAATCTAGTGCGCACCGCAGGCAAGGAGCCGCGCAAATACCAACGCGAGGCCATCAACGATGTGATCACCGGATTCCGAACCGGAGACCGGGGCAAGCTCATCATGGCGTGCGGCACCGGCAAGACGTTCACGTCGCTGAAGCTCGTCGAAGAGTACGTGCCTGTCGGCGGCAGCGTGCTGTTCTTGGTGCCATCTATTGCACTGCTGCAGCAGACCCTGAATGAGTGGACAGCGCAGGCTGACCAGCCGATCCGCCCGTTCGCGGTGTGCTCAGATAAGTCTGTGGGGCGTAAAGAGAACGAGGACGTGTCGATGCACGACCTCGGGTTCCCCGCGACCACCGACCCGGCGAAGCTGTTCCATCGCTTCCAGATTTCGACCGGCGCGGAAACGATCTCCGTCGTGTTCTCGACGTACCAGTCAATCGACGTGATCCATCAGGCGCAGGAGCTTGGCCTGCCGGAGTTTGATCTCATCATCTGCGACGAAGCGCACCGCACCACCGGTATCTCGCAGCCCGGAAGCGATGACAGTGCGTTCGTGCGCGTGCACGACAACAGCTATCTTGCGGCGAAGAAGCGCCTGTACATGACAGCGACCCCGCGCGTGTACGTCGAGGATTCGAAGAACAAGGCAGCCAAGGACGGCATCCTCACCTATTCGATGGATGACGAGGGGCAGTACGGCCCCGAGTTCCACCACCTCGGGTTCGGCCGCGCTGTGGAGATGGGGCACCTCTCCGACTACAAGGTGCTCATCCTCGCGGTCGATGAAGAATCCGTCGCATCCTCGTTCCAGTCACTGCTGGCGAGAGAAGGCGACATGAACCTTGACGACGTGGCTCGCATCGTCGGCTGCTGGAACGGTCTCTCCAAGCGCGGCGTCAACGGCGAACAGCTCTCCATCACCGACACCGCACCCATGCAGCGCGCGGTCGCGTTCGCCCGCAACATCAAGGAATCGAAGGCCATCGCGAACCAGCTCGACGTGATCGGGCAGGAGCTGCTGATGAACGCCAAGGAAGGCGCATCAGCTCTCCGCATGCAGGCCAAACACGTCGACGGCACATTCAACGTGCTCGAGCGCTCCGCCCGCCTCGACTGGCTGCAGGCCGGCGCAGCAGCTGACGAATGCCGCATCCTCACGAACGCGAAGTGCCTCACCGAGGGCGTGGACGTACCCAGTCTCGACGCGGTGCTGTTCCTGAACCCTCGCAACTCGCAGGTAGATGTTGTGCAGGCGGTCGGCCGCGTCATGCGCCGCGCTGAAGGCAAGGAGTACGGCTACATCATCCTGCCCATCGCCGTGCCCGCGTCGCAGGATCCCGAGACCGCGCTCAACGACAACAAGAAGTACAAGGTCGTGTGGGACGTGCTGCAGGCACTCCGCGCACACGACGACCGGTTCGAGGCCATGATCAACAAGATCGACCTCGACAAGAAAGCCAACGACCGCATCGACGTGATCGGCATTGGCGGCGGTACTGACGAGCGCGGCGGGAACACGACCGCTGCCTCCGACAAGGACACCAGCCAGGCGCTGTTCTCAATGGCGAACGCCGCCGAATGGCAGGATGCGATCTTCGCCCGCATGGTGAAGAAGGTCGGTGACCGGCGCTACTGGGAAGACTGGGCGGCAGATGTTAAGGAAATCGCCGAGCGCCAGACAATTCGCATCAAAACGATCTTGGACAGCGCTCCCGCCGCCGCGACCGAGTTCGAAGACTTCCACGAAGCGCTGCAAGCGAACCTGAACGACGGCATCACCCGCGACGACGCCGTGGACATGCTCGTACAGCACCTGATTACGAAGCCGGTATTCGACGCACTGTTCGAGGACTACGAGTTCTCTCAGCGCAACCCAGTCTCACGGGTCATGGACCGCATGCTCACCCAGATGGACAGCTACAACCTGGACTCCGAGACCGCCGGCCTCGACGAGTTCTACCGCAGCGTCCGAGTGCGCGCCGAAGGCATCACCGACGCGGCAGGTAAGCAGAAGATCATCACCGAGCTGTACGAGCGCTTCTTCAAGCTCGCGTTCCCCCGCGTCGCCGAGAGCATGGGCATCGTCTACACCCCGATGGAGGTCGTGGACTTCATTTTGCGCGCCGTTGATGACGCGCTGCGACTGCATTTCGACGCCCGCCTCAGCGACGAGGGCGTGCACGTGCTCGACCCGTTCACCGGCACCGGCACATTCATCGTGCGCCTCCTGCAGTCCGGGCTCATCGACCCGCAGGATCTGCTCCGCAAATACACCGAAGAACTCCACGCCAACGAAATCCTGCTCATGGCGTACTACATCGCCGCGATCAACATCGAGGCCACGTTCCACGGGCTCCAGAAAGAGCACGCCGGCGACGCAGAGTACCAACCGTTCGGCGGCATCGTCCTCACCGACACGTTCCAGAGCTCCGAGGCTGACGATGTCATCGACGACCGCATGTTCACCGGTAACAACGAGCGCCTCACAGAACAGAACGCCCTCGACATACGCGTCATCGTCGGCAACCCGCCGTACTCCGTCGGGCAGCGGAACGAGAATGATGATAACGCTAATCTAAACTACCCGTCCCTTGACCGCAGCATCCGAAACACCTACGTTGAAGCCTCTTCCGGCACAAGCCCGCGATCCCTATATGACTCGTATGTCAGGGCAATTCGATGGGCCTCAAATCGAATCCTGAATTCAAGCCAAGGTGGCATCGTTTGCTATGTGTCCAACGGTGGATACATTGATTCGACTTCTGCAGATGGCCTGAGAAAATCACTGAGCAGCGAGTTCCATGACATCTATGTCTACAACCTGCGAGGGAACCAACGCACTGCAGGTGAGCAGAGTCGCAAAGAAGGCGGCAAAATCTTCGACTCTGGCTCACGCAACACCGTGGCCGTGTTACTGCTCATCAAACGGCCCGGTACGGTTACCGTAGGTACTCTGCATTACAAAGACATAGGTGATTACCTCAGTCGCGATGAGAAATTGCGAATCATTGATGAGGCTACAATTCAGGGGCTCAAATGGGAACGCGTGGAACCGAATGCGAACGGTGACTGGATCAATCAAAGGTCAGACGCATTTCAGCAGTACGACCCCCTTGTAGCCACTGCTAGAGGGGTGTCCGAGGCCAACACCCTTTTTAAGCTTTCTTCCATTGGCCTGACATCAAACCGAGACGCCTGGGTCTACGGGAGCAGCGAGAGCTCGGTCAGTCAGAAGGCAGCCACGATGGCGCGCAACTTTAACGAGCTAATCAACAGCGGGTCTAAAGACCCGAATTCGCTGAGTGCCGATGAGATCAGCTGGTCAGCGAACCTGAAGAAGAGACTTACGGCTGGCCGGTCACTTAGCACCGGTGAGCCAGACATCAGGCTCGCCGCATATCGCCCTTTCAACAAGCAATACTTAAATCTAAATCCTGAGACAATCGAGCGGATCAGGAGTATGCCCTCGCTGTTCCCTCCCAACCAGTCAAACCATGGTTTTTATCTCGTCGGTGCGGGCAACGATAAGGAGTTCTCAGTGCTCGAAACCGCTCAGATTCCTGATCTCTCGTTCTGGGGCTCTGGCCAGGGCCAGTTCTTCGCCCGTTACTCGTACACTCGGCCGGACGCGAACTCGCTGTTCGATCAGCCGGAGCGCGTCGACAACATCACCGACTGGGCGTTAGGGCAGTACCAGAGTGAGTACGGACCGCAGGTCACGAAAGACGACATTTTCTTCTACGTCTACGGCCTGCTGCATTCACCGGATTACCGAGAGCGATACGCCGCCGACCTGAAGAAGCAGCTCCCACGCATCCCGTTGGTTCCCGGCACAGATCGCTTCACCGCGTTCGCCGGTGCCGGACGCAAGCTCAGCAAGCTCCACATCGGCTACGAGGACGTGGAGCCGTACCCGCTAACCGAGGTCGTCTCCGCCGCGGCGCCGGCAGAGGAGTACGACCGGTTCGCCGTGAAGAAGATGAAGTACGGCGGCAAGCCCGGTGCCTACGATAAGACCCGCATCCGTTACAACGACTTCATCGACATCGACGGCATCCCCGAGGACGCGCAGCGCTATATGCTCGGCAGCCGGTCGGCGCTCGACTGGATCGTTGAACGGTACCAGGTGAAGACCGACAAGGCCTCCGGCATCGTCAACGACCCGAACGACTGGTCACGCGAGCACAGGCAGCCCCGGTACATCATCGACCTGCTCGGCCGCATCACCGCGGTAAGCCTCGAAACGATGAAGATCGTGGACGGTTTGCCGGAGCTGGGCATTTAG
- the leuS gene encoding leucine--tRNA ligase, which produces MSEQGTGQQDAEQGYDFKAIQDRWLPVWEDLKPFEVPAGLDTDRPRKYVLDMFPYPSGDLHMGHAEAFCFGDIMARYWRGQGYDVLHPIGWDSFGLPAENAAIKRGVDPREWTYANIAQQKASFRVYAPSFDWSRVLHTSDPEYYKWNQWIFLKMYEKGLAYRKASWVNWDPVDQTVLANEQVLADGTSERSGAMVVKKKLTQWYFRITDYADRLLDDLDALEGRWPAKVLNMQRNWIGRSRGAEVEFEIEGRSAKVPVFTTRPDTLHGATFMVVAPDSDLAAELAVGASAEVRMQFQAYLEATQKQTEIERQSTDREKTGVFLDHFAVNPVNGERIPVWASDYVLADYGHGAIMAVPAHDQRDLDFALKFDLPVRVVVEVRDEDGEILADPSESGVATSGEGKVVNSGELDGLDKVSAIAKAIEILEERGTGRATTTYRLRDWLISRQRYWGTPIPILYSEDGSMRPVSEASLPVELPAAAGLDLKPKGSSPLGAATEWSTVVDPDTGETLTRDPDTMDTFVDSSWYYFRFLSANDPTQAFDPAEAKKWAPVDQYVGGVEHAILHLLYSRFITKVMFDLGYIDFEEPFLDMLNQGMVLLDGAKMSKSKGNLVEFASELEEHGADALRVTLAFAGPPEDDIDWADVSVQGSAKFLARAWRIAHDVEVGGAPVGADVSTGDKALRRSTHQLLIDAPQLAESYKFNVIVARLMEQVNVTRKAIDSGVGVADPAVRESAEAIAVILSMYAPYAAEDMWAMLGHEATVALAEWPKGDASLTVVDEVLMIVQVDGKVRDKITVSASITNEEAETAARASANAQRAIGDREIVKVIARAPKIVSIATKPAA; this is translated from the coding sequence GTGAGCGAGCAGGGAACCGGCCAGCAGGATGCTGAGCAGGGCTATGACTTCAAGGCGATTCAGGACCGGTGGTTGCCCGTCTGGGAGGATCTGAAGCCGTTCGAGGTGCCCGCAGGGCTTGACACAGATCGGCCGCGGAAGTACGTCCTCGACATGTTCCCGTACCCCTCGGGCGACCTGCACATGGGCCACGCAGAGGCGTTCTGCTTCGGCGACATCATGGCGCGCTATTGGCGCGGCCAGGGATACGACGTGCTGCACCCGATCGGGTGGGACTCGTTCGGGCTCCCCGCCGAGAACGCCGCGATTAAGCGCGGTGTTGACCCGCGCGAGTGGACCTACGCGAACATCGCGCAGCAGAAGGCCTCGTTCCGCGTGTACGCGCCGTCGTTTGACTGGAGCCGCGTGCTCCATACGAGCGACCCCGAGTACTACAAGTGGAACCAGTGGATCTTCCTGAAGATGTACGAGAAGGGTCTCGCGTACCGCAAGGCGAGCTGGGTGAACTGGGACCCGGTAGACCAGACCGTGCTCGCGAACGAGCAGGTGCTCGCCGACGGGACCTCCGAGCGCTCGGGCGCGATGGTCGTCAAGAAGAAGCTGACGCAGTGGTACTTCCGCATCACCGACTACGCGGACCGGCTGCTCGACGACCTCGACGCGCTCGAGGGCCGCTGGCCGGCCAAGGTGCTGAACATGCAGCGCAACTGGATCGGTCGCTCGAGGGGCGCCGAGGTTGAGTTCGAGATCGAGGGCCGTTCGGCGAAGGTCCCCGTCTTCACGACCCGCCCCGACACGCTGCACGGCGCGACCTTCATGGTCGTCGCTCCTGACTCCGATCTCGCGGCGGAGCTCGCGGTCGGCGCGTCCGCCGAGGTGCGGATGCAGTTCCAGGCATACCTGGAGGCGACGCAGAAGCAGACCGAGATCGAGCGCCAGAGCACGGATCGCGAGAAGACCGGCGTCTTCCTCGATCACTTCGCGGTGAACCCCGTGAACGGCGAGCGCATTCCCGTATGGGCATCCGACTACGTGCTCGCGGACTACGGGCACGGCGCGATCATGGCCGTCCCCGCGCACGACCAGCGTGACCTCGACTTCGCCCTGAAGTTCGACCTGCCCGTGCGGGTCGTCGTTGAGGTCCGCGACGAGGACGGCGAGATCCTTGCCGACCCGAGCGAGTCCGGCGTCGCGACGTCGGGCGAGGGCAAGGTCGTGAACTCCGGCGAGCTCGACGGTCTCGACAAGGTCTCGGCGATCGCGAAGGCGATCGAGATCCTCGAGGAGCGCGGCACCGGCCGCGCCACCACGACGTACCGCCTGCGCGACTGGCTCATCTCCCGCCAGCGCTACTGGGGCACCCCGATCCCGATCCTCTACTCCGAGGACGGCTCGATGCGCCCGGTGTCCGAGGCATCCCTCCCCGTCGAGCTTCCTGCCGCCGCGGGCCTCGACCTCAAGCCGAAGGGATCGTCGCCGCTCGGCGCCGCGACCGAGTGGTCGACCGTCGTCGACCCTGACACGGGCGAGACCCTCACCCGCGATCCCGACACGATGGACACGTTCGTCGACAGCTCGTGGTACTACTTCCGCTTCCTGTCGGCGAACGATCCGACGCAGGCGTTCGACCCCGCAGAGGCGAAGAAGTGGGCGCCCGTCGATCAGTACGTCGGCGGGGTCGAGCACGCGATCCTGCACCTGCTCTACTCGCGCTTCATCACGAAGGTGATGTTCGACCTCGGGTACATCGACTTCGAAGAGCCGTTCCTGGACATGCTCAACCAGGGCATGGTGCTCTTGGACGGCGCGAAGATGTCGAAGTCGAAGGGCAACCTTGTCGAGTTCGCGTCGGAGCTTGAGGAGCACGGCGCGGACGCGCTGCGCGTGACGCTCGCGTTCGCCGGCCCGCCGGAGGACGACATCGACTGGGCTGACGTCTCCGTGCAGGGCTCGGCGAAGTTCCTCGCCCGCGCCTGGCGCATCGCGCACGACGTCGAGGTCGGCGGAGCCCCCGTCGGGGCCGACGTCTCGACCGGCGACAAGGCGCTGCGCCGCAGCACGCACCAGCTGCTCATCGACGCGCCCCAGCTCGCCGAGTCCTACAAGTTCAACGTGATCGTCGCGCGGCTCATGGAGCAGGTGAACGTCACCCGTAAGGCAATCGACTCGGGCGTCGGCGTCGCCGATCCCGCAGTGCGCGAATCCGCCGAGGCGATCGCCGTCATCCTCTCGATGTACGCGCCGTATGCCGCTGAGGACATGTGGGCGATGCTCGGCCACGAGGCCACCGTCGCCCTCGCCGAATGGCCGAAGGGTGACGCGTCGCTCACCGTCGTCGACGAGGTCCTCATGATCGTGCAGGTCGACGGCAAGGTCCGCGACAAGATCACCGTCTCAGCGTCGATCACCAACGAAGAGGCAGAGACAGCCGCTCGCGCGTCGGCGAACGCTCAGCGCGCGATCGGCGATCGCGAGATCGTGAAGGTGATCGCGCGCGCGCCGAAGATCGTCTCGATCGCGACGAAGCCCGCGGCGTAG
- a CDS encoding Abi family protein codes for MSNSETWGLFQSHFGHARLRHYLDEYDGDTNQAMQLYEWNAELSAAFWEPLGHLEVALRNTIDCQMSARHNALGRAGHWIYDDAQELGRDRGRGKHKHKYPYVDINTAIARVRKNNKPLNPGQVISEVSFGFWHQMVSKSQMFLWPDIASGFPYMKGRSQAPVRDIVSSLREFRNRVGHHHRIWALDVSQKYDQIVALAGYIDPALAAWIEQQSRVREVVARRPKTSS; via the coding sequence ATGAGCAACTCTGAGACCTGGGGCCTCTTTCAGAGCCATTTCGGACATGCACGTCTGCGGCACTATCTCGACGAGTACGATGGCGACACAAATCAAGCAATGCAACTATACGAATGGAACGCAGAGCTGTCTGCAGCCTTCTGGGAACCTCTTGGCCACCTTGAAGTTGCTCTTCGGAACACAATCGACTGCCAGATGAGTGCGCGACACAACGCTCTGGGCCGCGCCGGGCATTGGATCTACGATGATGCACAAGAGCTCGGAAGAGATCGTGGTCGCGGGAAGCACAAGCATAAGTACCCTTATGTGGACATCAATACTGCAATCGCTCGCGTCAGGAAGAACAACAAGCCGCTCAACCCTGGGCAGGTAATCTCTGAAGTCTCTTTCGGCTTTTGGCACCAGATGGTATCGAAGTCGCAGATGTTCCTCTGGCCAGACATTGCTTCAGGGTTTCCGTATATGAAAGGCCGAAGTCAAGCGCCCGTGCGCGACATCGTTTCGTCTCTCCGAGAGTTCCGAAATCGAGTAGGGCACCATCACCGGATCTGGGCTCTCGATGTATCTCAGAAGTACGATCAAATAGTTGCGCTCGCAGGGTACATCGATCCCGCTCTTGCTGCCTGGATCGAACAGCAAAGCCGCGTTCGTGAGGTCGTCGCCCGCCGACCAAAGACATCGAGTTAG